The Erigeron canadensis isolate Cc75 chromosome 4, C_canadensis_v1, whole genome shotgun sequence genome window below encodes:
- the LOC122595281 gene encoding exocyst complex component EXO70B1-like: MEKHGGKSGSFIGRHRWRTNNADQSPGRSSFSPRLHHKSPHPVPHAAGDSESSDDLNDPPPDVDDNILNHDRIFSELDGFMDELSSSINDKTTPPELPDVIHTFSTVIHSKTTKSAARNVDILISDHHEAADDTFLFESVRRLCNLKSALDEYDNASDQVDKLLHRVMKFMQEHLRAILLDSSTAPPATAAEPKLKAISSKHFSFKTERCPAPEPPPPAAKADEDYPGFSNEKVNRMNKIVTTMISAGYRHECSNVYSMARGNALYEQLRRLDFEKLNAEDVHKFNWETLEADVSRWIRIIKHCSRFLIPAERNLGDTVFSHHIPIFRGLFINLVRSVITWLLDYAAAVAMTKRSAERLFKFLDMYEALQGLDKEMSDKHESSCNNDLNAEISSVAERIGEGAVSMFGDLESSIRNDAAKSHVPGGAVHPLTRYVLNYLKYACEYGDTLEQIFQQNAKLNQPAANSLENMEMDMEKSPLAAQILSVMSLLDGNLAVKSTLYKDPALRNIFLMNNGRYILQKVKGSDEIKKLMGDNWCRRRSSEVRHYHKSYQRETWARLLQCITQEGIQVNGKVNKQVLKERFKNFNSMFDEIHKIQSAWVVSEEQLLSELRASISAVVIPAYRSFVGRYRHHFEAGKSMDKYIKYQPEDIEALIETLFEGNPPPSMSRKRF, encoded by the exons atggagaAACACGGAGGCAAATCCGGTAGTTTCATTGGACGGCATCGTTGGCGAACCAATAATGCCGATCAGAGTCCCGGCCGATCATCCTTTTCCCCAAGATTACATCATAAATCTCCTCATCCTGTCCCCCATGCAGCCGGGGATTCTGAATCTAGCGACGACCTCAATGACCCTCCTCCTGATGTCGACGATAATATTCTGAATCACGATCGTATCTTCTCAGAACTCGACGGTTTCATGGATGAATTATCAAGCTCCATTAATGACAAGACCACCCCACCCGAACTTCCGGACGTTATACACACATTCTCAACCGTAATCCATTCCAAAACAACAAAATCAGCCGCTAGGAATGTTGACATTTTGATATCTGATCATCATGAGGCCGCGGATGACACGTTCCTGTTTGAATCTGTTAGGCGGTTATGTAATTTAAAATCCGCGCTAGACGAGTACGATAACGCATCTGATCAGGTTGATAAACTTTTGCATCGAGTTATGAAGTTCATGCAAGAACATCTTCGTGCAATTCTACTAGATTCGTCAACGGCGCCACCAGCAACAGCAGCAGAACCCAAACTAAAAGCGATATCTTCAAAACATTTTTCCTTCAAAACAGAACGCTGTCCAGCGCCCGAACCCCCGCCCCCTGCAGCCAAGGCGGATGAGGATTATCCAGGTTTCTCCAACGAGAAAGTCAACAGAATGAACAAAATCGTAACAACCATGATATCGGCCGGCTACAGACACGAATGCTCAAATGTATATAGCATGGCAAGGGGAAACGCCCTGTACGAGCAACTCAGAAGGCTGGATTTTGAAAAGCTCAATGCAGAAGATGTCCACAAGTTTAACTGGGAAACGCTTGAGGCAGACGTCTCAAGATGGATCAGAATCATCAAACATTGCTCTCGGTTTCTAATCCCGGCTGAAAGAAACCTAGGTGACACGGTTTTCTCCCATCATATTCCCATTTTCAGGGGTCTGTTTATCAATCTGGTCCGTAGCGTGATCACGTGGTTACTTGATTACGCCGCGGCTGTTGCCATGACTAAGAGATCCGCAGAAAGGCTGTTTAAGTTCCTAGATATGTATGAGGCCCTCCAAGGCCTTGATAAAGAAATGAGTGATA AACATGAATCATCATGCAATAATGATCTCAATGCTGAAATATCATCTGTCGCGGAGCGTATAGGGGAGGGCGCTGTTAGCATGTTTGGCGATCTAGAAAGCTCCATCAGGAACGATGCCGCAAAAAGCCATGTACCAGGGGGCGCAGTACACCCCCTGACACGCTacgttttaaattatttaaagtaCGCGTGTGAGTATGGAGACACGTTGGAACAGATCTTCCAACAAAATGCAAAACTCAACCAGCCTGCGGCTAATTCTCTTGAGAATATGGAAATGGACATGGAGAAATCACCATTGGCGGCACAGATATTGTCTGTCATGAGCCTTTTGGATGGCAACCTTGCGGTCAAATCAACGCTCTACAAAGATCCTGCGTTGCgcaacatttttttaatgaacaaCGGTAGGTATATATTACAAAAGGTAAAAGGATCGGACGAGATCAAAAAGCTGATGGGAGACAACTGGTGTCGGCGTAGGTCTTCAGAGGTTCGGCATTATCACAAGAGTTACCAAAGAGAGACCTGGGCAAGGCTGTTGCAGTGCATCACACAAGAAGGGATACAAGTAAATGGAAAAGTGAATAAACAAGTATTGAAAGAAAGGTTCAAGAATTTCAATTCCATGTTTGATGAGATACACAAGATACAAAGCGCATGGGTTGTTAGTGAGGAGCAATTGTTGTCAGAGCTTCGGGCTTCTATATCCGCGGTGGTGATTCCGGCCTACAGGTCGTTTGTAGGGAGGTACAGACATCATTTTGAGGCAGGGAAAAGCATggacaagtatataaaatatcaaCCAGAAGACATTGAAGCATTGATTGAGACTTTGTTTGAGGGTAATCCACCTCCCTCAATGTCTAGGAAGAGATTctaa